The Alkalibaculum bacchi genomic sequence AACTCCATCATTCATGGTAATAAGCAAAATTTTAGGGAAGTTCATATAGCTCATACCAGTACAACGATAGCCCCATTTGCCTGGAACTGCAGTCTCTACACATCCAATAGCACTATAGTCATAGGCATCTTCTTCAGATACTCCATAATCTATAAAAGATGGAATTATTATTTCGTCATTATTGAAAGCTGGCATACCAAAGCCTAGTTTAACTACTTCAATGCACTCACTCATAAACTTATTATCTAATCCTGTATGATAGCGTACTGTCAAGTTTGGTTGTGGTAATTTTGTCTGAGCTATGCTGCGTAAAACCAAATAAGACATTTTATTGACAGCATCTTTTTTATCTTTAGTTTGACCACCAATTGTTACATTTTGATAAAGTGGGCTACCCGCACTACTTAATGTATGAGATTGACTACGGACTTTATTAACAGTTAGTGTCTTAACCCATAAGTTTGTCAAGAGTTCAACTGCATGTTCTTCTGTAATACGACCAGCTGCTAGATCTGCTTCATAATATGGATTCATAAATTGATCAAAACGTCCGTAAGACAGTGAGTGTCCATTTGATTCAATTTGTAAAATAACTTGTATGAACCATACAGATTGAATTGCCTCTGCAAGAGTCTCTGCTGGCTCATATGGCACCTTTGCTGTAATCCGACTAATTTCTCTTAATTCTTCTGCTCGTTCAGGTGTAGCATTTTTTGCCATTTCAAGAGCTAGTTTTGAGAAACGCTTTGCATAAGTGTGCACAGCATCGATTACAATTAATACAGATTGATAAAAATGATACTTATCAATATTCTCAGGAACAGTTAAATCTAATTTACTTTTAAGTTTTCGAGTACGCTCTTCATATCCACGTAGTCCTACTTTTAATAGTTGAGGATAATCAGCAGCTAAGTGAGCATCACCAGAATTCATTTTTCCTTCCATTCCAAAAAATCCCAAGAATGGAGCTACTTCATCTGGCAATAAAGATTTAGAATAATCTCTAAGTGATTTTCCATCCCAAAAAGGAGCAATCAAACGTAATTTTTCTTTTGTATCTTCTGTTATGTAAAAAACATCTCCGTCACGTTTTTCAAATTTATCTAATTCATTTATAACAAATTCCATGGTGTACTCTGGAAAGATTGGAGCGTCATTATTTGAAGATGCTTGATTTCCAACAATAAATGTTTCTTCTTCAATATAAATTGTCATATTCTCTAAAATATTTTTTAACATTAGTGCACGTTGTAAATTAACAGGTTTTCCTTGGTTTTCTTTGTAGGATTCTGTAGCAAGAACTGCACGTTCTGGATCTATATATGGCTTTTTATCTAATACGGCTTCACGATATTGTTTCATTCTAGGTGTTAAATGACCAAAATAATTACTCATGTAGATATCCTCCTTATAGTGATTTATATTTTTAGTAATTCTATATTTTCATAATATCACTAATTAGTTACGTATGTCAATATTATTCCTTCATTCGTAATATGTATATTGTTTTATCTAAAACAAATTTATATTTTACAGTCAAACTCTTCTCTTAAAAATATCTCTTGGTATTCCTTTAAATCTTCAGGATGCAATTGTTTTATACCTTTCATCTTGTATTCCATACCTAGTGCTTCATACTTCTTTTCACCCATTTGATGGAACGGCAAAAGATTTACCTCTTTAATTCCAATATCTTTTAGTAGTTTACAGAATTCTTTAGCATCCTTTAGATCATCGTTAAAGCCTGGAATAACCGGAATTCGAGCAATAATTTTTTTTCCCTTCTTCACAGCAGTTCGCATATTTGCTTGAGTAATTTTATTATCTACATTTGTTGCTTCTTTATGCTTCACAGGATCATAATGCTTCATATCGTATAAAAGCAAATCAATGTGTTCAATAAAGCGCTCAAATATTTGTGGTGCTGCATATCCTGTAGTCTCAGCAGCTCTGTGAATACCATATTTTTTTAATTCCTTTAAAAGCTCAATGGCAAAATCCGCCTGTTGCAATACTTCTCCTCCTGATAGAGTAACGCCTCCTCCAGATTCTTCATAAAATACTTTATCTTTAAGGACTTCTTGCATAATCTCATCTACGCTTTTATACTCACCTTCTACAGTAAAACCTTTCGTTGGGCATTCTTTTATAATGGTTTCCCAATTCTCACATTTATTCGTATCTATTTGCTTTCGCCCATTAACATTTATTATGGATCCTTCTGGACAAGACTCAACACATTTATTGCACTCTACACATTTTGTATCGTCCCAGCTGATTTGAATTTTTCCAATTTGTGATTCTGGATTGGCACACCAAAGGCATCTAAGGGGACATCCTTTAAAAAACACTACAGTCCTTATCCCTGGACCATCATGTATACTAAACTTTTGGATATTAAATATTATCGCTCTTTTTTCTTCCATTAGCTCACCTCATTATCCTTTATATGAATATCATAGCTTATTTAGGTCCATATGTAAATAAATATTTATTCATTTGATGCATATTCTTTTTCATTTGAAACCTACCTGTGATATAATCTATAGGTATCCTAAAATTGTCCGCGAAATAAAAGGATTCTATACTATAATCTGGTTTGTAAATATATTATAATAGTTACATATCCTTAATACAGGAGGAAAAAATGACTGATAGACTTTCAAAAATATTAAGTATTGTCAATGAAAATAGAAAGATAGAAGTATCGAAACTATCTGAACTATTAGATGTTTCTCAAGTGACCATCCGCAAGGACTTAGATATCTTATCGGAAAAGGGCCTAATTAATCGGGAACACGGATATGCAGTTTTAAATGAAAGCGATGATATTAACAATAGACTTGCTGTCAATTATAATATCAAATTAAAGATTGCAAAATCTGCAGCAGAGACTGTTTCAAATGGGGAAACCATTATGATTGAATCTGGTTCTAGTTGTGCTATTTTTGCAGAGGAAGTTGCTAAAAGCAAAAAAGATATTACAATCATGTCTAACTCTGCTTTTATTGCTTCTTATATTAGACAATATTCAAATTGCAAGGTAATTTTACTAGGAGGCGAGTATCAAAAAGAGTCTCAAGTAAATGTAGGACCTATTACAAAAATCTGCGCAGAACAATTCTATGTGGATAAGCTTTTCATTGGTATAGATGGATTTTCACCAACTATTGGCTTTATGGCTTCAGATTTAATGCGTGCAGAAGCTGTAAAATCTATGGCAGCATCAGCAAGAAAAGTTATTATCCTCAGTGATTCTACTAAATTTGATCGTCATGGATTAGTAAATCTTTTTTCTATTGGTGATATAGATGCTCTATACACAGATGCTAATATTCCTGATAAAATATGTGAAACATTTGAAAGAAAAGGAATTCATGTTATTACAGTATCTACGGCGCCTTAGCCATCAGCACAATCTACCAAAATTTTGTATTTTTCTGGGGTCTAAGACCCTTCACTAGCGTTTAGGATGATAAGAGGTAGCGGCTGGTTTTACGTTTTTCCCGTCCAACCAACTCACGAACCAACTGTCCAACCATTTATGCTGGTGCTCTGAATGACAAAAGCAATCGTTCAGGTCAAAAATAAGATTTCTTATTCTATAAGATAAAAAAAGCCTCGCACTTCGCGCGAGGCTTTTTTTTATGCTTTTGTTTTTGCTTCTTGTTCTTGTTTATACGTAATTTGATCTTGTTTTTTGAAGAATGGTAAATATATTAATACAGACATCGCTAAGATAATAATTTGCATCAAAGCACCTTTCCAACCTGCTACCATTAATCCTGAAATAAGAAGTGGTGTACTCCAAGGTAGTATTACTCCTGAGAAAGGTTGTAAGAATCCGATAGCAATAGCGCCATATACAAGCAATGCTGCAATTACTGGTACTGCAATAAAAGGAATAAACATAAGTGGGTTTAATACTATAGGGAACCCAAAAACAACTGGTTCATTAATATTAAATATTGCAGGTACTACAGACATTTTTCCTAAGCTCTTATACTGCTCTGATTTTGCAGCAAATAACATTGCAAATACAATACCAAAAGTGATTCCAGATCCCGAAAGGATGATAAAACTATCAAGGAACTGTTGTGTTACAATATGCGCGCCACCTTCTACTGTTGCAGAACCAACTTGTTGAAGTAATTCTGCATTGGCTACAGAGTTTGCTGTCAGTAAAGATACTACGATACCATTGACAATGGATTGCCCATGTACGCCAAACCACCATAGGAAAGATATAAAGAAAGCAATCCCTATTGCGCCTGGTAAGGAATCTGTCAATCCTTGTAGTGGCACTTGTAAAACGGTATAAATCCATTCGATAAATGTAGTTTGTAAACCAAATTTAAATATTCCATATACTATCGCCGATACAGCGAAAATAAACGCTGCTGGTATTAAAGCTGTAAATTGATTTGCAACTCCAGGTGGTACGCTATCTGGCATTTTAATGACGATTTTCTTTCTCATAAACCATGAGTACGTAGCACCCACAAACAATCCTACTATAATAGCTGTAATCATTCCCTGTCCGCCAGTCCATGCTTTTGAAATGACATCATTTACTACTTCTCCACCTTCTAAAGTAACAAATGAGTTTTGAATGATAAAGAAGGTTGCAATAGATAGTACTCCTGCCGGGAGTGCTTCATATCCTTCATTTTTAACATACGCGTAACCGATTGCAAAGCAAGCAACCATGCCCATAATTGCAAATGTACCACCATAGACTTGCATAAATGGTACAGACCATTCCGGACCGAAAGTATTTGTCAGAAAATCTGTTACACCTTTGAATGGTAAAGCTCCGATGATAAGAAATATAGATCCTACTACAGTTAAAGGTAAAATACTCAGCATACCTTCTTTTAATGCGATAACTCCTTTCATGTTGACAAACTTCATCATCACTTCCATGAGTTTATTCCCAAAATCTTTTGTGTTCATTTGTCTAACCCCCTTAATAATTTTATTTTTCTTTTTCTATAAGACTAAGTGCAAAGTCTAGTACTTTTTCTCCATTCATCATGCCATAATCAGCCATAGGAATTACAGCAACTGGTACACACTTTTCACCACATATTTTTTGTGATTTTGGTAGTGTATAAGCAATTTGAGGTCCTAATAAAGCCACATCTAAACCATCTAAAGAATCTGCTAATTTTCCTTGAGCACACGCTTCTATATCTACTTCTAAGCCTCTAGCTGCTGCGGCTTTCTTCATTTTTTCTACCAAAGCACTAGTTGAAAATGCTGCTGCACAAAATAATTTGATTTTTATCATTTGAAATCCTCCTCTTATTTTTTGTTTTCTACTAATGTATTGACTACTTTACGCAGTTCCACAATTTGTTCAATTAAATTCAATTCACTCATAGATGTCATAAGATGATCCTGGGCATGGACAAACAGTGCTGAAATTTCTACTTTTTCGCCTGCTGCTTCCTTCTGCAATAATGAAGTTTGTGCATTATGTGCTACAATTAATGCATCATGAGCTAATTTGATTTCTTCATCAGCCCCTTCGCTATCTCCCTCATTTATTTTTCTTATAGCTTCATACCCATGAGTTTTAGCATCGCCAGAATGTATGATTAACTGCATAATAGTCTGTTCCATTTCATTCATTACTATTTCCTCCTTTTTAATTATGTATTTTGATTTTATTTTGTACCTTGTTGTGTATTCCATACTTTCTTAATAGCAATTCTCATGCCAAACACTAAAATCTAGTTCTTCTTGTGTTAAATCGACGTTAAATTCTATATTTCGACAACAGTGTTTTAAACACACATGTTAGTGTTTGATTCATTTTTTTAGTGTTTGAGACTTTTAAAGTGTTTTATGGTTAGTGTTTGATATTGTTTAAACTCTGTATGGTTTTCATTGTCATAATAGTTTATAATAAATGTATAATAATAATAAAAAGGTGATTATTTGAACAACAAAACACTTATATACAATAAATTACAAGAGTTAAATGATCCTAATGGCGTTAATACTCAAACACTAGCAAATATTTTAGGAATGAGCCGCTCAAATGTGAGCAATGAACTAAACAAACTATATAAAGAAGGAAAAATAAAGAAAACTTCTGGAAGACCCGTTTTGTTCTATATAGAGAATGCTTCTATTTCTCCTACCAAAACAGTCACCACTCAATTAGACGAGCTGGTAAAATACAATACGAGCTTAAAAGACGCCAGAGACCAGGCTAAAGCTGCCATACTCTATCCACCAAAGGGCTTAGCTACCTTGATACTTGGAGATACAGGTGTAGGAAAATCTATGTTTGTCTCATTAATGCACTCTTATGCTATAGAAATGGGCGTAATTCCAGAGGATGCTCCTTTTATCGTATTTAACTGTGCAGATTATAGTAATAATCCACAATTACTCGTATCTCAACTTTTTGGTGTAAAAAAGGGAACTTATACTGGAGCAGAATCAGATCGAGTAGGACTCATAGAAAAAGCCGACGACGGAATCTTGTTTTTAGATGAAGTACATCGACTTCCGCCAGAAGGTCAAGAAGCCTTGTTTACTTATTTAGACACAAATACTTTTCGCAGAATGGGAGATAGTGAGCTTAGAAGTACCAATGCCTTAATCATAACTGCCACCACAGAAGATCCTAACTCTGCTTTATTACAAACCTTTACTAGAAGAATACCCATGATGTTTAGGATTCCGTCTCTTAAGGAGAGAACCTTTGATGAGCGCTTGTATTTAATTAAGAATTTTTTTAAGCAAGAGAGCATCAAATTAAGTCGAGATATTTATGTATCATGCAATACTATTCGCGCTCTTTTATCCTATGAGTGCAAGGGTAATATTGGACAGTTAAAAAGCGATATACAGCTTATCTGCGCCAAAGCCTATTCTGAGTTTTTAACAAATCTACGACAGGACGTTCGGATTAGTAGCAGAAGTTTACCTACTCATATACGTGAAGGTCTTCTTAAGGAAAAGGAACACCGTATGATTTGGAATAAACTAACAGGCGAGGAGGTGGAGTACTTTCGCTTTGCACCTAATATGAAAACAGATATCCCTGCCATTGAAGAAGAAGATAATCATATTTATTCTTTTATAGAAAATAAATTAGCCCAACTTCAAGCAAAAGGAATATCAGAGGTCAATATTGATCAAGTTCTAGCAAAAGATATTATGGCGCATTTTCAAAAGTATCTTATTTTAGAAGATGAGGAAGCGAATAAATCTGAAATTAAAAATTTATTAGGCGAAGATACTATGGCTTGCGTTGATAAAGTAGTCTCCTTTATATCTTCAAAATTAGATAAAGACTTTAACAGCAACTTGTATACCGCCCTTGCCTTACACATCGATACACTTATAAAGAGGATTCGCAATAAAAAAAATATTATCAACCCACAACTCCTTAATATAAGGGCCTCCTATCCAAAAGAGTACAAAATAGCATTAGAAGCAAAAAATATCATAAGTGAATACATTAAAGAGAAAATTTCTGACGATGAAGCAGGATATTTGACTATTTTTCTACTGCCTGAATATGTCCAAACGACAAAAAAAGACCATGTAAAAATCATCGTCATTGTTCACGGATCATCTACAGCTACTTCGATGGTCAATGTGGTCAATGGTTTGCTTGGAGAAGATTATGCAATAGCCTTAGATGCGCCTTTAGATGAAAGCCCATCTAAAGTATATGAAAAATTAAAGAAGATTATCTTAGAGGACAAACACGCTACGGGTTATCTCCTCTTAGTAGATATGGGGTCTCTAACGACCTTCTCAGAAATGATTGAGGAAGAGTTAAAAACACCTTGTAAATCTATATCTTTAGTGTCTACTCTTCACGTTATAGAGGCGACCCGCAAGGCATTACTAGGCACTCCTTTAGATTATATTTACAATGATGTTTTACAAGTACAGTCCTATATAAGCGATCGAATCAGTCCAGATCCTACTGTAGAAAAAAGAAAGATTGCTATCATTACTACTTGTCTAACAGGAGAAGGTGGATCCATTGCCATTAAAAATATATTAAATAACCAACTGAAATACGATAAAAGCTTATTTGAAATTATACCTATAAATAGTTTAGACCAGCATGAATTTATGAAAACTTTGTCTAAAATGCAATTAGAGAGAGAAATTTTGTTTATAGTATCATCCTTTCCTATAAATACTTCTATTAAACATTTTAGTATGCACGATGTCATAAGCATGTCTGTTTTAGATGAGCTACAAGAAATCATAGATGTAAAGACAACTTTAATAAGATTACCTATGGTTTTAAAGGAGAATATTCAAAACTTAGACGGGGAAAAACTCTATGAGGATGTTCATGAATATATCGACAATGTACTTCAAAAAACGAATACAAAATTAGGAGATTCTAATATTATTGGCTTGATATTACATTTAGCTTTTATGATTAGTAGGCTAAAAGATCATGAAGTTACTTTAAATCACCCTAATAAACCTGAAGTGATCACATCTAATGAAAAGCTATATAAAATTATTAAGAAAGAATTCTTTTTCTTAGGCGAGAAATATGACATTAGCTTATCAGATAATGAGATTTGTTACTTAATTGAATACTTTAAAGAATAGTTGCAGCGCCTGCGGCGCTGCAGTCGCTAGCATTTGAATATTCCTTTTGGGTCAAATATGCGACTTACGTCGCAATAAACTAGGTTTTTAATTAGAAAAGCACACCTTTACAGTTTAGTAATTGGCGTGCTTTTTTTATGATGGTAAATTGAATGGCTCTGCTTGAAACTAGCCTAGCCTTTCTACAATTAGGTCTGCTAATCCTTGAGCTATAGACTCTAGTTCTTTTTGGTCCTCGCCTTCAATCATAACTCGGACTAAAGGTTCTGTTCCTGAAGGACGTATAAGCACTCTTCCTTTTCCATGAAAGTGTTCTTCGATTTGCGCTATTTTTTCTCCTATAACAATATCCTCTAAATATTTCTTTTTGTTTTCGTTTTTTACTTTAGCATTTACGAGGACTTGAGGATATATGGTCATCTTATCTGCTAACTTGTGTAAGGAAGTGTTTTCTTTTTTTATAATTTGAGTTAATTGTACTGCTGTAAGAAGACCATCTCCTGTAGTATTATGGTCTAAAAGAATAATATGCCCAGATTGCTCTCCACCGAGATTATAATCCTCTTTCTGCATGGTCTCTAATACGTACCGATCTCCTACTGCAGTCTTTACAGCCTTACAATTACACTCTTTTAACGCGATCTCTAAGCCCATATTGCTCATTACAGTGGCAACCACTGTGTTTTGCTTTAATTTTCCTTCTTTGGCCATGGAGTAGGCAAAGATATTCATAATTTGATCACCATCGATGTTTCTGCCAAGATTATCTACTGCTAATAATCGATCTGCATCACCGTCAAAAGCAAGGCCTAAATCTGCCCCTTCTCTGACAACTGTTTCTTGTAATCCTTCTAAGTGAGTAGATCCACAGTTACAGTTAATATTAATACCATCTGGCTGATCCCCGATGCAGATGATCTGCGCGCCTAATTTTGCGAATATCTCTGGTGCAATTTTATAGCTCGCTCCATTAGCGCAGTCTAGAACAATTTTTAAACCCTTAAAATCCACATCTAGAGAATCTAATAAGAAATCCATATAGACTTGTTCTGGGTAATCACATTGTGTTATGGCACCAACAGAATCCCCCCCAGGCAAATCAAATTCATAATCTTCCAAAATCAATTTTTCTATTTCATCTTCTACTTGATCTGATAATTTAAAACCATCTTTATTAAAAAATTTAATTCCATTAAATTCTGCTGGATTATGAGACGCAGAAATAACAACTCCTGCATCTGCTTTAAAATGTCTTGTGAGAACAGCTACTCCTGGCGTTGGTAATACGCCTAATTGAATGACATTGCCACCCATAGAACAAATCCCTGCAATTAAAGCAGATTCTAACATATCTCCAGAGATTCTAGTATCCTTTCCTATGACAATAGTCGGTGTGTGATTGCCTTCACCTAATACATAGGCCCCTGCTCTCCCCAGTTGAAAAGCTAACTGTGGCGTCAATTCAATATTCGCAATTCCCCTAACTCCGTCAGTACCAAATAATTTACCCATAATATCCTCCTGTTTAAGTTCTACGTTGTAAGTTCTAAATAAGGTGGTAAGGTGGTAAGGTGGTAAAAAAACCATTATTTTCCTATAGCGAGTTTGATCTTAGCTTTTAACAATTCTAAATTGCGCAAAGCGCGTATCTTATCCAACGAACCAACCGACCAACCATCCAACTTCTCATTTTAATTTTCTGCTTTCAGCTTTCCGTGCTTCATCTCTGGATCATCTTAATAATCGACTCCGCCATGATTAAATCCTCTGGTGTTGTGATTTTTATATTGTCATAATGCCCTTTAATGATCTTAATGGTATGATTTAATCTCTCTACCAGCATTGCATCATCTGTCCCAACAAAATGATCTTCGATGGCCTTTTCATGAGCTCTCATAAGAAGATTGTATTCAAAAGTTTGAGGTGTTTGAACAGTCCAAAGAGTAGTGCGATCTGGCGTTTCTTTTACCGTTAAATTTTCATCTACAATTTTTATTGTATCCTTTGAAGGTACTGCCACAATCGTTGCTTTATGCTCTAATGTACCTTCTATGCATTTAATCAAGGTATTAGAATGGACCAGAGGCCTAGCTCCATCGTGTGTAATTACAATATCAGCTTTTTTATTTACTTTTTTAAGGCCTAAGTACATGGATTCTTGTCTAGTAGCTCCACCCTCCACCAATACTTTTACCTTTTTTATCTTATAAGGTCTTATGACTTCTTCCATACATATCTGGACATCTTGTTTCCCAATAACCAATACTACTTCATCTACTAACTGGCATTCTTCAAACACTAGTAGTGTATGCGCCAACACAGGTTTACTATTCAAGTATAAATACTGTTTGTTAACCCCTGCTTTCATCCTTGAACCATTACCTGCTGCAACGATAATTGCGCTTACAAATGGTTTGGGCATAATAACACCGCCTAATTTTTTCTAATGTAACTTGTAATATTATATATTTTTGGGAAGTAAATTGCAATAATAAGGTGGTAAGGTGGTAAGGTGGTAAGGTGGTAAGGTGGTAAGGTGGTAAGGTGGTAAGCAAATATGCGACTTGCGTCGCAACGAACACTAAACAATAAACAATATATGATAATTTTGATAATTTTGATAATAATTAGCATTTTTGTACTGTTCAGTGTTCAATATTCGTTTTTTATTGTTCAGTGAAGGTTTTTCGCGCCCAATCGGCCAACGAGCCAACCGTCCAACCAAAAAGACAAAGCGCCCAAAACGCTTTGTCTTTTTTTAAACCGATTTCGATATCACCTTTTTAGGTTTTGCGAAGATCATTCTACCTGCTGCAGTTTGAAGGACGCTTGTGACTGTTACCTCTATGGTTTCACCTACATATTTTTTTCCATTTTCTACAACAATCATAGTTCCATCATCTAGATAAGCGACACCCTGCCCGTTTTCCTTACCTTCTTTAATCATATTGACGATCATTTCTTCTCCAGGAAGTACTACAGGTTTTACAGCATTGGCTAATTCGTTAATATTTAGAACTTCAATCCCTTTAATTGCAGCAACTTTATTTAAATTATAATCATTTGTTACTACTTTACCATTTAAATCTTCTGTAAGCTTTAGTAGTTTTGCATCTACCTCTGGAATATCAGGATAGTCTTTTTCCATGTTTACAACTTCTATCGGCAGCTCTTTTTGAATCTTATTAATAATGTCTAGTCCTCTTCTGCCTCTATTTCGCTTTAGAGAATCAGAAGAATCCGCAATATATTGTAATTCTGCTAGTACAAATTGGGGGATGACAATCGTTCCCTCAATAAATCCAGTTTTACAAATATCAAATATTCTTCCATCAATTATTACGCTAGTATCTAATATTTTATACTTTTTTAAATTTTTTGTCGTCTTTGTGCTTTTTTGTTCTCTAGGAACTTTTTTAAAAATTGAGCTAAAAGTATCCGCATTTTTATTGGCTATTGTTATTCCCAAGTACCCAAAGAAAATATAAATTAAAATAATGACAATTTGTGTAACGGGTTGAAGAAATTCAATAGCATTGATTGAAATAGATATTAACGCAGCAATAACAAATCCAACAATAAGTCCAAAAGTATTCGTTAAAATCTCGTTAAATGTTAATTTTGATATATAACCTTCAATAGCACTAGATAATTTCAATCCTGCATTAATAAAAAATGGAGACAGCAAATAAAAGATAATGCCAAATAGAGTACCACCGATAATATTAATTGTTAAAAGATAGGGCAATTCTATAATGCTTTTAATATAATTTTGAATAAGTTCAATATTAACAAAGAATTTTGTTAATTGATATCCTGAAACAAAGCCCAATAAAGTAATAATCCATTTCGTGACTTTTTTTACCACCTCATCACCTCCTTCTAAAATTTTACATTCTCTATTATAACAAATATAAATTAATATTTGCTTAAAGACAAGATAATAGTCTAAGAAAATTTTCTTAGACTATTAAAGGTATCTTAAATCTATTTTATATGATCTGTAATCAATTGTTCTGCTTCTTCTTTCGAGATGTCCTTTACTAAGGCAAGTTCACTCATAAGTATTTGTTTTGCATTATTAAGCATTTTCTTTTCGCCAGTTGAGAGACCTTTTTCTTCATCTAATAAGATAAGATTTCTTACAACTTCAGCCACTTCGAAAATATCTCCAGTTTTGATCCGATCCATATTTTTTCGGTGCCGTTTGCTCCAGTTTGTCTCATCTTCATCCTGCCCTTTACCTAAGACAATAAGTATCTCATCTATGATCTCTTCATTTACAATATCGCGAAGTCCCAGTTTTTCTGAATTATTTACAGGAACCATTAACTTCATTTGACATATAGGTAATTCTAATATAAAATAAGAAGCTTTTTCGCCTAATATTTCTTTTTCTTCAATATTTTCAATGACTCCAGCGCCATGCATTGGATAGACAATTTTATCCCCAATCGAAAACATGCATTTACCTCCTTTAATACCCATTAAGGTCTTGTATTTATTATAATACAATCAGGAGAATATGTCAAAACAAATATTTTAACA encodes the following:
- a CDS encoding PIN/TRAM domain-containing protein, whose product is MVKKVTKWIITLLGFVSGYQLTKFFVNIELIQNYIKSIIELPYLLTINIIGGTLFGIIFYLLSPFFINAGLKLSSAIEGYISKLTFNEILTNTFGLIVGFVIAALISISINAIEFLQPVTQIVIILIYIFFGYLGITIANKNADTFSSIFKKVPREQKSTKTTKNLKKYKILDTSVIIDGRIFDICKTGFIEGTIVIPQFVLAELQYIADSSDSLKRNRGRRGLDIINKIQKELPIEVVNMEKDYPDIPEVDAKLLKLTEDLNGKVVTNDYNLNKVAAIKGIEVLNINELANAVKPVVLPGEEMIVNMIKEGKENGQGVAYLDDGTMIVVENGKKYVGETIEVTVTSVLQTAAGRMIFAKPKKVISKSV
- the glmM gene encoding phosphoglucosamine mutase is translated as MGKLFGTDGVRGIANIELTPQLAFQLGRAGAYVLGEGNHTPTIVIGKDTRISGDMLESALIAGICSMGGNVIQLGVLPTPGVAVLTRHFKADAGVVISASHNPAEFNGIKFFNKDGFKLSDQVEDEIEKLILEDYEFDLPGGDSVGAITQCDYPEQVYMDFLLDSLDVDFKGLKIVLDCANGASYKIAPEIFAKLGAQIICIGDQPDGININCNCGSTHLEGLQETVVREGADLGLAFDGDADRLLAVDNLGRNIDGDQIMNIFAYSMAKEGKLKQNTVVATVMSNMGLEIALKECNCKAVKTAVGDRYVLETMQKEDYNLGGEQSGHIILLDHNTTGDGLLTAVQLTQIIKKENTSLHKLADKMTIYPQVLVNAKVKNENKKKYLEDIVIGEKIAQIEEHFHGKGRVLIRPSGTEPLVRVMIEGEDQKELESIAQGLADLIVERLG
- a CDS encoding CarD family transcriptional regulator, with product MFSIGDKIVYPMHGAGVIENIEEKEILGEKASYFILELPICQMKLMVPVNNSEKLGLRDIVNEEIIDEILIVLGKGQDEDETNWSKRHRKNMDRIKTGDIFEVAEVVRNLILLDEEKGLSTGEKKMLNNAKQILMSELALVKDISKEEAEQLITDHIK
- a CDS encoding sigma 54-interacting transcriptional regulator; protein product: MNNKTLIYNKLQELNDPNGVNTQTLANILGMSRSNVSNELNKLYKEGKIKKTSGRPVLFYIENASISPTKTVTTQLDELVKYNTSLKDARDQAKAAILYPPKGLATLILGDTGVGKSMFVSLMHSYAIEMGVIPEDAPFIVFNCADYSNNPQLLVSQLFGVKKGTYTGAESDRVGLIEKADDGILFLDEVHRLPPEGQEALFTYLDTNTFRRMGDSELRSTNALIITATTEDPNSALLQTFTRRIPMMFRIPSLKERTFDERLYLIKNFFKQESIKLSRDIYVSCNTIRALLSYECKGNIGQLKSDIQLICAKAYSEFLTNLRQDVRISSRSLPTHIREGLLKEKEHRMIWNKLTGEEVEYFRFAPNMKTDIPAIEEEDNHIYSFIENKLAQLQAKGISEVNIDQVLAKDIMAHFQKYLILEDEEANKSEIKNLLGEDTMACVDKVVSFISSKLDKDFNSNLYTALALHIDTLIKRIRNKKNIINPQLLNIRASYPKEYKIALEAKNIISEYIKEKISDDEAGYLTIFLLPEYVQTTKKDHVKIIVIVHGSSTATSMVNVVNGLLGEDYAIALDAPLDESPSKVYEKLKKIILEDKHATGYLLLVDMGSLTTFSEMIEEELKTPCKSISLVSTLHVIEATRKALLGTPLDYIYNDVLQVQSYISDRISPDPTVEKRKIAIITTCLTGEGGSIAIKNILNNQLKYDKSLFEIIPINSLDQHEFMKTLSKMQLEREILFIVSSFPINTSIKHFSMHDVISMSVLDELQEIIDVKTTLIRLPMVLKENIQNLDGEKLYEDVHEYIDNVLQKTNTKLGDSNIIGLILHLAFMISRLKDHEVTLNHPNKPEVITSNEKLYKIIKKEFFFLGEKYDISLSDNEICYLIEYFKE
- the ispD gene encoding 2-C-methyl-D-erythritol 4-phosphate cytidylyltransferase, producing MPKPFVSAIIVAAGNGSRMKAGVNKQYLYLNSKPVLAHTLLVFEECQLVDEVVLVIGKQDVQICMEEVIRPYKIKKVKVLVEGGATRQESMYLGLKKVNKKADIVITHDGARPLVHSNTLIKCIEGTLEHKATIVAVPSKDTIKIVDENLTVKETPDRTTLWTVQTPQTFEYNLLMRAHEKAIEDHFVGTDDAMLVERLNHTIKIIKGHYDNIKITTPEDLIMAESIIKMIQR